A genomic segment from Corythoichthys intestinalis isolate RoL2023-P3 chromosome 2, ASM3026506v1, whole genome shotgun sequence encodes:
- the col2a1a gene encoding collagen, type II, alpha 1a isoform X1 produces the protein MFSFVDSRTVLLLVASQVVLLAVVRCQEEDDQEAGGCIQDGQLYSDKDVWKPEPCRICVCDSGAVLCDEIICEEMKECANPIIPSGECCPMCPTDASAPIETIGARGQKGEPGDIADVVGPRGPAGPMGPPGDQGVRGPAGAKGDKGNAGPRGRDGEPGTPGNPGPPGPPGPPGPPGLGGNFAAQMATGFDEKAGGAQMGVMQGPMGPMGPRGPPGPSGAPGPQGFQGAPGEAGESGPAGAMGPRGPPGPSGKPGSDGEGGKPGKAGERGPAGPQGARGFPGTPGLPGIKGHRGHPGLDGAKGENGAAGAKGEAGASGENGAPGPMGPRGLPGERGRTGAAGAAGARGNDGLPGPAGPPGPVGPAGAPGFPGSPGAKGEAGPTGARGAEGQQGPRGEAGTPGSPGPAGASGNPGTDGIPGAKGSAGGPGIAGAPGFPGPRGPPGPQGATGPLGPKGQSGDPGLPGFKGEAGPKGELGPAGPQGAPGPAGEEGKRGARGEPGAAGPLGPPGERGAPGNRGFPGQDGLAGAKGAPGDRGVPGAAGPKGATGDPGRTGESGLPGARGLTGRPGDTGPQGKVGPSGAAGEDGRPGPPGPQGARGQPGVMGFPGPKGANGEPGKPGEKGLLGRTGLRGLPGKDGETGSAGPPGPAGPAGERGEQGQPGPSGFQGLPGPTGAPGEAGKPGDQGVPGEGGAPGAVGPRGERGFPGERGGAGPQGLQGPRGLPGTPGSDGPKGAIGPAGAAGPQGPPGLQGMPGERGAGGIPGAKGDRGDNGAKGPEGAPGKDGSRGLTGPIGPPGPAGPNGAKGENGPAGPSGAPGVRGAPGDRGEGGPPGPAGFAGPPGADGQPGVKGELGESGQKGEAGASGPQGPSGAPGPVGPTGVPGPKGARGAQGAPGATGFPGAAGRVGSPGPNGNPGAVGPAGPAGKDGPKGARGDAGPPGRQGDAGLRGPAGAQGEKGEPGEDGPPGADGPSGPQGLAGSRGIVGLPGQRGERGFPGLPGPSGEPGKQGSPGSGGDRGPPGPVGPPGLTGPAGETGREGTPGSDGPPGRDGAVGIKGERGNTGPAGAPGAPGAPGAPGPVGPLGKQGDRGESGAQGPAGPPGLAGARGMAGPQGPRGDKGESGEAGERGQKGHRGFTGLQGLPGPPGTAGDSGSAGPPGPNGAKGPPGPSGPAGKDGSNGQPGPIGPPGPRGRSGESGPPGPPGNAGPPGPPGPPGPGIDMSAFAGLGQTEKSPDPLRYMRADEASSSLRQHDVEVDSTLKSLNNQIENLRSPDGSQKNPARSCRDLKLCHPEWKSGDYWVDPNIGSTADAIKVFCNMETGETCVYPSIAKVPKKSWWTSKSKDRKHIWFGEAMNGGFHFSYSQDGPAANAASVQLTFLRLLSNEASQNLTYHCKNSIAYMDQATGNLKKALLLQGSNDVEIRAEGNSRFTYSVLEDGCKKHTGRWGKTVFEYKTLKTSRLPIVDIAPMDIGGADQEFGVDVGPVCFL, from the exons aTGTTCAGCTTTGTGGATTCAAGGACTGTTCTGCTACTTGTAGCATCCCAAGTTGTTTTACTGGCTGTGGTCAGGTGTCAGGAAGAGGATGACC AGGAGGCAGGTGGCTGCATCCAGGACGGCCAGCTGTATAGTGATAAGGATGTGTGGAAGCCAGAGCCGTGTCGAATCTGTGTGTGTGACAGCGGAGCGGTTCTGTGTGATGAGATAATCTGCGAAGAAATGAAGGAGTGTGCCAACCCCATCATCCCATCTGGAGAGTGCTGTCCCATGTGCCCTACCGATGCCAGTGCCCCCATTg AGACAATCGGCGCAAGG GGTCAGAAAGGAGAACCAGGCGATATTGCAGAT GTTGTAGGACCAAGAGGACCAGCAGGCCCCATG GGCCCCCCAGGTGACCAGGGAGTACGCGGACCAGCTGGTGCAAAGGGTGACAAG GGAAATGCTGGGCCTCGTGGACGGGATGGCGAGCCTGGCACCCCTGGAAACCCCGGACCCCCTGGTCCACCTGGCCCACCTGGACCACCAGGACTTGGAGGG AACTTTGCTGCACAAATGGCTACAGGTTTTGATGAGAAGGCCGGAGGTGCTCAGATGGGAGTGATGCAAGGACCAATG GGTCCAATGGGTCCCCGTGGTCCCCCAGGACCCAGTGGAGCACCT GGACCACAAGGTTTCCAGGGTGCCCCTGGAGAGGCTGGAGAGTCTGGTCCAGCT GGAGCAATGGGACCCCGTGGACCACCTGGACCTTCTGGAAAACCAGGAAGTGAT GGTGAGGGTGGGAAACCTGGCAAAGCTGGTGAACGTGGACCCGCTGGACCTCAG GGAGCTCGTGGATTCCCTGGGACTCCTGGCCTTCCTGGAATTAAAGGACACAGA GGTCACCCTGGTCTGGATGGAGCTAAGGGAGAGAATGGTGCTGCTGGAGCAAAG GGTGAGGCTGGTGCTTCTGGAGAAAATGGCGCCCCTGGACCCATG GGCCCACGTGGTCTACCTGGTGAGAGGGGACGGACAGGTGCTGCTGGAGCTGCT GGTGCCCGTGGAAATGATGGCTTGCCTGGTCCTGCCGGTCCACCT GGGCCAGTTGGTCCTGCTGGAGCTCCCGGTTTCCCAGGATCCCCTGGAGCCAAA GGTGAAGCTGGTCCAACTGGAGCTCGTGGAGCTGAAGGCCAACAGGGCCCCCGTGGAGAGGCTGGTACTCCAGGATCTCCCGGACCTGCTGGGGCGTCG GGTAACCCTGGAACTGATGGTATTCCTGGAGCCAAAGGATCTGCT GGTGGTCCTGGAATTGCTGGTGCCCCTGGTTTCCCTGGCCCCCGTGGGCCTCCAGGACCACAAGGAGCAACGGGTCCCCTTGGACCGAAAGGACAGTCT GGTGACCCCGGTCTTCCTGGATTCAAAGGGGAAGCTGGGCCCAAAGGAGAGCTT GGTCCTGCTGGTCCCCAAGGGGCACCCGGCCCTGCTGGCGAGGAAGGAAAGAGAGGCGCAAGAGGGGAACCTGGAGCTGCTGGACCACTTGGGCCTCCCGGAGAGAGA GGAGCCCCTGGCAACCGTGGTTTCCCAGGTCAAGATGGTCTTGCTGGCGCTAAG GGTGCTCCAGGTGACCGTGGTGTTCCTGGCGCTGCTGGGCCAAAAGGTGCGACAGGTGATCCCGGACGTACAGGAGAGTCTGGTCTCCCAGGAGCTAGA GGTCTTACTGGCCGTCCTGGAGATACTGGTCCTCAGGGCAAAGTTGGACCTTCT GGTGCCGCCGGTGAAGATGGTCGTCCTGGCCCACCTGGTCCTCAGGGAGCCCGCGGACAGCCTGGAGTGATGGGATTCCCAGGACCAAAAGGAGCCAAT GGTGAGCCTGGAAAGCCTGGAGAGAAAGGTCTTTTGGGTCGCACTGGTCTGAGA GGCCTGCCAGGAAAAGATGGAGAGACCGGATCTGCTGGACCACCAGGCCCTGCT GGACCTGCTGGAGAGAGAGGAGAGCAAGGTCAGCCTGGACCTTCTGGGTTTCAG GGTCTTCCTGGGCCAACTGGTGCACCTGGAgaggctggaaaacccggagacCAG GGTGTTCCTGGAGAGGGTGGAGCTCCTGGCGCTGTTGGACCTAGA GGTGAACGTGGTTTCCCTGGTGAGAGGGGTGGAGCTGGTCCTCAAGGTCTTCAGGGACCTCGTGGGCTTCCCGGAACCCCTGGAAGTGATGGCCCGAAG GGAGCGATTGGACCTGCTGGAGCTGCTGGACCTCAGGGACCACCTGGCCTTCAAGGTATGCCTGGAGAGAGAGGAGCCGGTGGCATCCCAGGAGCCAAAGGAGACAga GGTGATAATGGTGCAAAGGGACCTGAAGGAGCTCCTGGAAAGGATGGTTCTAGA GGTTTGACTGGTCCTATTGGTCCTCCTGGACCTGCTGGACCCAACGGTGCCAAG GGTGAGAATGGACCTGCAGGGCCTTCTGGTGCTCCTGGCGTTCGTGGTGCTCCT GGTGACCGTGGTGAGGGAGGTCCTCCCGGGCCTGCTGGATTTGCTGGACCTCCT GGTGCCGATGGTCAGCCTGGAGTCAAGGGAGAGCTTGGGGAGAGCGGACAGAAAGGAGAGGCTGGTGCTTCCGGGCCTCAGGGACCATCAGGAGCACCTGGACCTGTG GGCCCAACAGGTGTTCCAGGACCTAAAGGAGCCCGTGGTGCTCAGGGAGCTCCT GGTGCCACTGGTTTCCCTGGTGCAGCTGGCAGAGTGGGGTCTCCTGGCCCTAAT GGTAACCCTGGTGCTGTTGGACCCGCTGGCCCGGCTGGCAAAGATGGACCAAAGGGTGCTCGAGGTGATGCAGGACCTCCAGGAAGACAGGGAGATGCTGGCCTCCGAGGACCCGCTGGTGCACAAGGAGAAAAGGGAGAACCTGGAGAAGATGGACCCCCT GGTGCTGATGGACCTTCAGGGCCTCAGGGTTTGGCTGGATCGCGTGGTATTGTTGGATTGCCTGGACAGCGTGGAGAGAGAGGTTTCCCTGGTCTTCCTGGACCATCT ggTGAGCCTGGTAAACAAGGATCTCCTGGATCTGGTGGCGACCGTGGACCTCCTGGACCTGTGGGACCCCCTGGACTTACTGGACCAGCTGGAGAGACTGGAAGAGAG GGTACCCCTGGATCAGATGGACCACCAGGTAGAGATGGAGCTGTTGGAATCAAG GGAGAGCGAGGTAACACTGGTCCTGCTGGTGCCCCTGGAGCTCCTGGTGCCCCCGGTGCTCCTGGCCCCGTTGGACCTCTTGGCAAGCAGGGAGATAGAGGAGAGTCT GGTGCCCAAGGACCTGCAGGACCTCCTGGACTCGCAGGTGCACGAGGAATGGCT GGGCCCCAAGGACCACGTGGAGATAAGGGAGAGAGTGGTGAAGCTGGCGAGAGAGGACAAAAGGGTCACCGTGGATTCACAGGTCTTCAGGGTCTTCCCGGACCTCCT GGTACCGCTGGAGATTCTGGTTCTGCTGGACCTCCAGGACCAAATGGAGCTAAG GGACCACCTGGGCCAAGCGGACCCGCTGGCAAGGATGGATCTAACGGACAACCTGGCCCCATCGGACCACCTGGGCCTCGTGGACGCTCTGGAGAAAGTGGCCCACCT GGTCCTCCTGGAAATGCTGGCCCCCCTGGTCCTCCTGGCCCTCCAGGACCCGGCATTGACATGTCTGCCTTTGCTGGTTTGGGTCAGACTGAGAAATCTCCCGATCCACTAAGATACATGAGGGCTGATGAGGCCTCCAGCTCGCTGAGACAGCATGATGTCGAGGTTGATTCCACTCTTAAATCGCTGAACAACCAGATTGAGAATCTGCGCAGCCCAGATGGCTCTCAGAAGAACCCTGCTCGCTCCTGCAGGGACCTCAAACTGTGCCACCCTGAGTGGAAGAGTG GTGACTACTGGGTTGACCCCAACATTGGAAGTACAGCTGATGCCATCAAGGTCTTCTGCAACATGGAGACCGGTGAGACCTGTGTCTACCCAAGTATCGCCAAAGTACCGAAGAAGTCCTGGTGGACCAGCAAGAGCAAGGATCGCAAGCACATCTGGTTTGGAGAGGCCATGAATGGAGGATTCCAC TTCAGCTACTCTCAGGATGGCCCTGCTGCCAACGCCGCCAGCGTTCAGCTGACCTTCTTGAGGCTTCTTTCCAATGAGGCGTCCCAGAACCTCACGTACCACTGCAAGAACAGCATTGCCTACATGGACCAGGCGACAGGCAACCTGAAGAAGGCTTTGCTCCTGCAGGGCTCCAACGATGTGGAGATCCGCGCAGAGGGCAACAGTCGCTTCACATACAGCGTGTTGGAGGATGGTTGTAAG AAACACACAGGCCGATGGGGCAAAACTGTCTTTGAGTACAAAACACTGAAGACCTCCCGTCTGCCCATCGTGGACATTGCTCCTATGGATATCGGAGGAGCGGATCAGGAGTTTGGCGTGGATGTTGGCCCAGTCTGCTTCTTGTAA
- the col2a1a gene encoding collagen, type II, alpha 1a isoform X2, with protein sequence MFSFVDSRTVLLLVASQVVLLAVVRCQEEDDQTIGARGQKGEPGDIADVVGPRGPAGPMGPPGDQGVRGPAGAKGDKGNAGPRGRDGEPGTPGNPGPPGPPGPPGPPGLGGNFAAQMATGFDEKAGGAQMGVMQGPMGPMGPRGPPGPSGAPGPQGFQGAPGEAGESGPAGAMGPRGPPGPSGKPGSDGEGGKPGKAGERGPAGPQGARGFPGTPGLPGIKGHRGHPGLDGAKGENGAAGAKGEAGASGENGAPGPMGPRGLPGERGRTGAAGAAGARGNDGLPGPAGPPGPVGPAGAPGFPGSPGAKGEAGPTGARGAEGQQGPRGEAGTPGSPGPAGASGNPGTDGIPGAKGSAGGPGIAGAPGFPGPRGPPGPQGATGPLGPKGQSGDPGLPGFKGEAGPKGELGPAGPQGAPGPAGEEGKRGARGEPGAAGPLGPPGERGAPGNRGFPGQDGLAGAKGAPGDRGVPGAAGPKGATGDPGRTGESGLPGARGLTGRPGDTGPQGKVGPSGAAGEDGRPGPPGPQGARGQPGVMGFPGPKGANGEPGKPGEKGLLGRTGLRGLPGKDGETGSAGPPGPAGPAGERGEQGQPGPSGFQGLPGPTGAPGEAGKPGDQGVPGEGGAPGAVGPRGERGFPGERGGAGPQGLQGPRGLPGTPGSDGPKGAIGPAGAAGPQGPPGLQGMPGERGAGGIPGAKGDRGDNGAKGPEGAPGKDGSRGLTGPIGPPGPAGPNGAKGENGPAGPSGAPGVRGAPGDRGEGGPPGPAGFAGPPGADGQPGVKGELGESGQKGEAGASGPQGPSGAPGPVGPTGVPGPKGARGAQGAPGATGFPGAAGRVGSPGPNGNPGAVGPAGPAGKDGPKGARGDAGPPGRQGDAGLRGPAGAQGEKGEPGEDGPPGADGPSGPQGLAGSRGIVGLPGQRGERGFPGLPGPSGEPGKQGSPGSGGDRGPPGPVGPPGLTGPAGETGREGTPGSDGPPGRDGAVGIKGERGNTGPAGAPGAPGAPGAPGPVGPLGKQGDRGESGAQGPAGPPGLAGARGMAGPQGPRGDKGESGEAGERGQKGHRGFTGLQGLPGPPGTAGDSGSAGPPGPNGAKGPPGPSGPAGKDGSNGQPGPIGPPGPRGRSGESGPPGPPGNAGPPGPPGPPGPGIDMSAFAGLGQTEKSPDPLRYMRADEASSSLRQHDVEVDSTLKSLNNQIENLRSPDGSQKNPARSCRDLKLCHPEWKSGDYWVDPNIGSTADAIKVFCNMETGETCVYPSIAKVPKKSWWTSKSKDRKHIWFGEAMNGGFHFSYSQDGPAANAASVQLTFLRLLSNEASQNLTYHCKNSIAYMDQATGNLKKALLLQGSNDVEIRAEGNSRFTYSVLEDGCKKHTGRWGKTVFEYKTLKTSRLPIVDIAPMDIGGADQEFGVDVGPVCFL encoded by the exons aTGTTCAGCTTTGTGGATTCAAGGACTGTTCTGCTACTTGTAGCATCCCAAGTTGTTTTACTGGCTGTGGTCAGGTGTCAGGAAGAGGATGACC AGACAATCGGCGCAAGG GGTCAGAAAGGAGAACCAGGCGATATTGCAGAT GTTGTAGGACCAAGAGGACCAGCAGGCCCCATG GGCCCCCCAGGTGACCAGGGAGTACGCGGACCAGCTGGTGCAAAGGGTGACAAG GGAAATGCTGGGCCTCGTGGACGGGATGGCGAGCCTGGCACCCCTGGAAACCCCGGACCCCCTGGTCCACCTGGCCCACCTGGACCACCAGGACTTGGAGGG AACTTTGCTGCACAAATGGCTACAGGTTTTGATGAGAAGGCCGGAGGTGCTCAGATGGGAGTGATGCAAGGACCAATG GGTCCAATGGGTCCCCGTGGTCCCCCAGGACCCAGTGGAGCACCT GGACCACAAGGTTTCCAGGGTGCCCCTGGAGAGGCTGGAGAGTCTGGTCCAGCT GGAGCAATGGGACCCCGTGGACCACCTGGACCTTCTGGAAAACCAGGAAGTGAT GGTGAGGGTGGGAAACCTGGCAAAGCTGGTGAACGTGGACCCGCTGGACCTCAG GGAGCTCGTGGATTCCCTGGGACTCCTGGCCTTCCTGGAATTAAAGGACACAGA GGTCACCCTGGTCTGGATGGAGCTAAGGGAGAGAATGGTGCTGCTGGAGCAAAG GGTGAGGCTGGTGCTTCTGGAGAAAATGGCGCCCCTGGACCCATG GGCCCACGTGGTCTACCTGGTGAGAGGGGACGGACAGGTGCTGCTGGAGCTGCT GGTGCCCGTGGAAATGATGGCTTGCCTGGTCCTGCCGGTCCACCT GGGCCAGTTGGTCCTGCTGGAGCTCCCGGTTTCCCAGGATCCCCTGGAGCCAAA GGTGAAGCTGGTCCAACTGGAGCTCGTGGAGCTGAAGGCCAACAGGGCCCCCGTGGAGAGGCTGGTACTCCAGGATCTCCCGGACCTGCTGGGGCGTCG GGTAACCCTGGAACTGATGGTATTCCTGGAGCCAAAGGATCTGCT GGTGGTCCTGGAATTGCTGGTGCCCCTGGTTTCCCTGGCCCCCGTGGGCCTCCAGGACCACAAGGAGCAACGGGTCCCCTTGGACCGAAAGGACAGTCT GGTGACCCCGGTCTTCCTGGATTCAAAGGGGAAGCTGGGCCCAAAGGAGAGCTT GGTCCTGCTGGTCCCCAAGGGGCACCCGGCCCTGCTGGCGAGGAAGGAAAGAGAGGCGCAAGAGGGGAACCTGGAGCTGCTGGACCACTTGGGCCTCCCGGAGAGAGA GGAGCCCCTGGCAACCGTGGTTTCCCAGGTCAAGATGGTCTTGCTGGCGCTAAG GGTGCTCCAGGTGACCGTGGTGTTCCTGGCGCTGCTGGGCCAAAAGGTGCGACAGGTGATCCCGGACGTACAGGAGAGTCTGGTCTCCCAGGAGCTAGA GGTCTTACTGGCCGTCCTGGAGATACTGGTCCTCAGGGCAAAGTTGGACCTTCT GGTGCCGCCGGTGAAGATGGTCGTCCTGGCCCACCTGGTCCTCAGGGAGCCCGCGGACAGCCTGGAGTGATGGGATTCCCAGGACCAAAAGGAGCCAAT GGTGAGCCTGGAAAGCCTGGAGAGAAAGGTCTTTTGGGTCGCACTGGTCTGAGA GGCCTGCCAGGAAAAGATGGAGAGACCGGATCTGCTGGACCACCAGGCCCTGCT GGACCTGCTGGAGAGAGAGGAGAGCAAGGTCAGCCTGGACCTTCTGGGTTTCAG GGTCTTCCTGGGCCAACTGGTGCACCTGGAgaggctggaaaacccggagacCAG GGTGTTCCTGGAGAGGGTGGAGCTCCTGGCGCTGTTGGACCTAGA GGTGAACGTGGTTTCCCTGGTGAGAGGGGTGGAGCTGGTCCTCAAGGTCTTCAGGGACCTCGTGGGCTTCCCGGAACCCCTGGAAGTGATGGCCCGAAG GGAGCGATTGGACCTGCTGGAGCTGCTGGACCTCAGGGACCACCTGGCCTTCAAGGTATGCCTGGAGAGAGAGGAGCCGGTGGCATCCCAGGAGCCAAAGGAGACAga GGTGATAATGGTGCAAAGGGACCTGAAGGAGCTCCTGGAAAGGATGGTTCTAGA GGTTTGACTGGTCCTATTGGTCCTCCTGGACCTGCTGGACCCAACGGTGCCAAG GGTGAGAATGGACCTGCAGGGCCTTCTGGTGCTCCTGGCGTTCGTGGTGCTCCT GGTGACCGTGGTGAGGGAGGTCCTCCCGGGCCTGCTGGATTTGCTGGACCTCCT GGTGCCGATGGTCAGCCTGGAGTCAAGGGAGAGCTTGGGGAGAGCGGACAGAAAGGAGAGGCTGGTGCTTCCGGGCCTCAGGGACCATCAGGAGCACCTGGACCTGTG GGCCCAACAGGTGTTCCAGGACCTAAAGGAGCCCGTGGTGCTCAGGGAGCTCCT GGTGCCACTGGTTTCCCTGGTGCAGCTGGCAGAGTGGGGTCTCCTGGCCCTAAT GGTAACCCTGGTGCTGTTGGACCCGCTGGCCCGGCTGGCAAAGATGGACCAAAGGGTGCTCGAGGTGATGCAGGACCTCCAGGAAGACAGGGAGATGCTGGCCTCCGAGGACCCGCTGGTGCACAAGGAGAAAAGGGAGAACCTGGAGAAGATGGACCCCCT GGTGCTGATGGACCTTCAGGGCCTCAGGGTTTGGCTGGATCGCGTGGTATTGTTGGATTGCCTGGACAGCGTGGAGAGAGAGGTTTCCCTGGTCTTCCTGGACCATCT ggTGAGCCTGGTAAACAAGGATCTCCTGGATCTGGTGGCGACCGTGGACCTCCTGGACCTGTGGGACCCCCTGGACTTACTGGACCAGCTGGAGAGACTGGAAGAGAG GGTACCCCTGGATCAGATGGACCACCAGGTAGAGATGGAGCTGTTGGAATCAAG GGAGAGCGAGGTAACACTGGTCCTGCTGGTGCCCCTGGAGCTCCTGGTGCCCCCGGTGCTCCTGGCCCCGTTGGACCTCTTGGCAAGCAGGGAGATAGAGGAGAGTCT GGTGCCCAAGGACCTGCAGGACCTCCTGGACTCGCAGGTGCACGAGGAATGGCT GGGCCCCAAGGACCACGTGGAGATAAGGGAGAGAGTGGTGAAGCTGGCGAGAGAGGACAAAAGGGTCACCGTGGATTCACAGGTCTTCAGGGTCTTCCCGGACCTCCT GGTACCGCTGGAGATTCTGGTTCTGCTGGACCTCCAGGACCAAATGGAGCTAAG GGACCACCTGGGCCAAGCGGACCCGCTGGCAAGGATGGATCTAACGGACAACCTGGCCCCATCGGACCACCTGGGCCTCGTGGACGCTCTGGAGAAAGTGGCCCACCT GGTCCTCCTGGAAATGCTGGCCCCCCTGGTCCTCCTGGCCCTCCAGGACCCGGCATTGACATGTCTGCCTTTGCTGGTTTGGGTCAGACTGAGAAATCTCCCGATCCACTAAGATACATGAGGGCTGATGAGGCCTCCAGCTCGCTGAGACAGCATGATGTCGAGGTTGATTCCACTCTTAAATCGCTGAACAACCAGATTGAGAATCTGCGCAGCCCAGATGGCTCTCAGAAGAACCCTGCTCGCTCCTGCAGGGACCTCAAACTGTGCCACCCTGAGTGGAAGAGTG GTGACTACTGGGTTGACCCCAACATTGGAAGTACAGCTGATGCCATCAAGGTCTTCTGCAACATGGAGACCGGTGAGACCTGTGTCTACCCAAGTATCGCCAAAGTACCGAAGAAGTCCTGGTGGACCAGCAAGAGCAAGGATCGCAAGCACATCTGGTTTGGAGAGGCCATGAATGGAGGATTCCAC TTCAGCTACTCTCAGGATGGCCCTGCTGCCAACGCCGCCAGCGTTCAGCTGACCTTCTTGAGGCTTCTTTCCAATGAGGCGTCCCAGAACCTCACGTACCACTGCAAGAACAGCATTGCCTACATGGACCAGGCGACAGGCAACCTGAAGAAGGCTTTGCTCCTGCAGGGCTCCAACGATGTGGAGATCCGCGCAGAGGGCAACAGTCGCTTCACATACAGCGTGTTGGAGGATGGTTGTAAG AAACACACAGGCCGATGGGGCAAAACTGTCTTTGAGTACAAAACACTGAAGACCTCCCGTCTGCCCATCGTGGACATTGCTCCTATGGATATCGGAGGAGCGGATCAGGAGTTTGGCGTGGATGTTGGCCCAGTCTGCTTCTTGTAA